The nucleotide sequence GCGGCTGGCGCCATCGCGGAAGGTGTAGATGATGGGATCGTCGGGCATCTCGCGGCGATGCGCCATCATGAGGGCGCGGCCGAACCAGTAGAGCAGCAACGGATTCAAGAGCCACAGCATCCAGGGCCGGCTGTACAGCGGCGTCACCGCCGAGGACGACACGTACAGCGAGAAGACCGTCACTGCGTTCATGGCGCTCGCGGCCGCCATGGCAGCGATGACGTGCAGGTCGGTGATCCTGTAGTCGCGGTTGGAGGGATCGGCGAGCCCTGCGCCCTGACGCATGCTGAGCTCGCTGAAGCGCTTGATCAGCGCGAGCGAGGTGAACACGAACAGCGAGAAGATCAGCAGCCATTCCGACAGCACGACGCCGACGCCGACGGCGCCCGCGATGATGCGCAAGCTGTAGAGGCCGGCGAGCGTCACCACGTCAACCAGCATCTTGCGCTTGAGCACCAGCGAATAGGCGATCGTGGTGGCGAGATAGGCGCCGAGCACGCCTAGGAAAACGGCGGAGATGCAGAGGCTGGCGGCGACCGCGAAGCCCCACAGCGCGGGGATTGCGAGCAGCGCGGACGAGATCGGCAAATCACCCGCCGCGAGCGCGCGATGGCGCTTGGTCGGGTGCTGCCGGTCCGCGGCGAGGTCGAGCAGGTCGTTCATCAGATAGGCGCCCGACGCGCAGGCCGAGAACGCCAGAAACGCCAGCAGCGCGTAGCTCAGCGTCGCGAAATTCATCTGATGCGCGGTGATCGCCGGCACGAACACCAGCGTGTTCTTGGCGTATTGATACACGCGCAGCGCCTTCGTCCAAGTCTTCAAACTGGATGTCTTTAGGCTGGCACGACGGCTAGCGCGGTCGCTGATCCGCTCGATCGAGGCGCGATCGAACGGCACGGCGCCCGAGGCGAGATCGGCGGGCGCCACGACGCCATCGAATCCGAGATGCGCGGCGATGCCCCCGGCATGATGGGCCAAGCGGCCAGCGACGAGATAGATCTTCTCGCCGCGCGCCCGCGCCGCCAGAGCCTGGTTCAGCACATCGGCATCATAGGGCAGATGGCCGTAGTCGATCTCGGCCCGCGCCAGCACGTCCCCAAGCGCCGCCGGGCTCAGCGATCCCTTCGCGCGCAGGCGGGCGAGCGACCCACCGACATCGGCGAAAAGCGCCTCATAGGCCAGCTCCGAGCGCAGCAGCGCGCCTTCGAGATCAATGACAAGGGTGCGCGCAGGCGCCGGGGTCACCGACGGCCCGGCCATGCCAGACTCGTACTGCCAGACAGGCTGCTCCATACGAAAACGCTCGATTGAACCGCGACATGACCGGCCCATGGCCGGGGAGCAGGGAAATGGACAGTCAGACTCTAGGGATCATTCGCTAAGGGCGGCTTAATTCGAGCGGAGAGGGCGGGCGGCAGCCGTGCGATATCCGGAGCGACCGCCGCGAAATGGCAGCGAATTCGGACCGATTCGACGTCTCACACAGGCGCGGAGGCTCCGGCTATGATCGGTCCAAAACCGGTTGATCGACAAATATCCGAACGCGGCCGATGGTTTCAACTTCACGATAGTGTCTTAACTCCATTTGAACCTCGGGATCTAAATTGGCCCATGCCAGCCAATCGAACCGAAACATGCTCAGCAGGTAGGTATCCACCAGAATTACGTCCGGGCGACCGTTCCGCAGGTCCGCCAGCAACTGCCGTCGCTCGAAATGTATGATGCCATCCAGTTTTGCCTGTTCATCTTGAGTTGGATGCGAGGTTTGCTCGCGCAAAATTGCGCCGCCGGCTAAGAGTTGCGCGCAAGAGCTGCCCACCCAAGATCCATCGAGTTGACGGACGAGCGGATGCCCCAGACCGATGTGATCGGTAATCGTGAGCAGCCGCGGGTGCTTCACAAGCGCTTGGACACTCCGCTCGAGCGGCGGAAAGCCGGGCGCCGGTGACGATAAATAGAGGCCGATGAACGCAAGGACGGCGACGCCGGCGAGGACAATCGGCGGCCGCAGTGTCTTTGTGCAAAGATGCAGCAGTGGCGCGGCCATCGCAAACAGACAGAGAGCGAAAGCCGTGTATGGCCACCCCTTGCCTTGGACAAGGAAGGTCGCGGCTCCGCCGACCGATGCGGCCAACCAAGGGGTTGCGTCGCTCCACATTTTGAAACTCTCGGGAGCGACGAGGCGCAGGAACACGACAGAAGCGCCTATCACGGCGATTGGAATAGGAATTAAGCTAAGAAGCTCCTGCCTGATTGGTAGGTAGGCCTCGGCGACCATCGGGGCATAGACAAGGAGATAAGCAGGAAAGATGGCAACAAGGATCGCCCCGTAACTGATCGTGGTAGCGGCGGCTGTGAATGCTTCGGAAGTGAACAAAGGCCTAAGAGAACGTTGGCGGATGACGCGCAGGACGATCGGGAGACCAGCCACCAGAACAAAGAAGGGCTTGATGCACATAGCCAGCCCCGCGCCCAGTCCTGCGAGGATCGCGACTGGCCCCGGATCAAGGTCGCGCCAACGTATTGCGGTGATGGCGACAAAGGGCGTCAGGGCAATGACGGCTATGTGTTCACGTTGTCCGAATACGGCACCGGGAAGAATTGCGAGCAAGAGTGCGAGAGACCACGTTGAAACATCACGTTCTCTAACTCCCAGGTTTGCCGCCGCAGCCGCGCGATCGATGACAAAAAGCACGCCAACGATCTCGATAATCACCAAGATTATCACGATGAATTCGGGTGCAACGCCCGTTTCTCGCGCCAGCATCGCTGCCGGCATGTACATGTAGACCGATAAAGGCGGATTGGACTCGAAGAGGTCTACTCCGAGCTTTCGGCCGTCTAGAATCTTCTCATTTGCGGTGAGCAGCCAGCCCAAGTCGGCGTTGAGAACAATGGGTATCTGGACAAGCAAGGCCGTCACAAGGATGGCGGCCACAATGATCCAACGTTGCTTCATGCTGGAGTCGTTTCCAAATATGCGGGCCCGGTTGCTCGGAGCCTATGATCTCGCAGGAACCACGCACAGACGTTTCGTCCGGAACAGAACCTCGCCGCTCGTCGCAGCCGTCTGACAAAGATCGATCACGTAGTCGATCCCGTTACGCGACGCATAGGCCTTTCGCTCGGCAAGCGAGCTCAACTGCTCCGTATCGGCAAAGCGGCTCCACCAAATCTCGTAGTAGGATGATGTCCACATAGTAGCCGCCCCCCGCTTGAAATCGACATAGACCCGCCGATGGGACGCGTATTCGAAAACACCGGTCCGGGACAGCGCAACGTCGGCCGTGCTCGGCGCCGGCACGGCATCGTCGCGAGGCCTCAAGGGGACGAGGAAAATGGCCGTCGGCGGCGTCGAGCTTCGCGCCCAGTGGCCGACCTCCATCCATTCCCCGACGGCGTCCGCGAACGTCGCATTGAACGCGAGATTCTGCCAGGTCGAGTACGGCCAGGCGATCAACACCACGCTCGCCAGCACGAGATAACTCATCGTGCGAAGATAGGCCGGCTCACCGTCCCGTGCTTCCGGGATCGCTCTGGGCAGCAACATGATCGGGATGGCGAGCAAAATCGTCATGCGGCTCACACTCAAGGCGACGATCAGGCTGGCCAGCAGAACTGTTGTCGGCTCCTTACTCCGAAGCCAGTTCACTGCAAGCGCCGCCAGCGCAAGCGCAGCGAGCAGATGCACGATCGTGCTAGATCGGAGCAGGTGAAGGTTGAGCAGGAGAGGTGAGCCGGTCAGGTGGGGAAGAATGACGCCAGCCGCATAAATCAGCGCGACGCCAAGGTAGGCGGCGGCGATTTCCGCGGCTTGCGCTCCGAGCTGCCGGAGCGCAAGCGCGCCGACAAGCGCAACGCCTTCCAGCGCGAAGATCTCGCTGCGCGGGGTCGCATCGATCAGGACATGGCCGCCATAGTACTGATGCAGGTAGGTCACGAAATCGAAGGCGGTGGGCTTGCCGAATTCCGGGTTGCCTAGAACGGCATGAAGCACGGGAAGCGCGAGGGGAATGCACAGGACGGCGCCGAAAGCCACACCCGAACAGACCGCAGCGAGGCTCGTCCCCTGTTTCATCAAGAGGACGACCGCGATGAGCGCCAACAGCGGCGCAAGCCACACGGCGATGAAGGCGTTGACGAAGAAGGTTGCTCCCAAGGCAAGCGTAGCAGCAATGAAGCGCGCCTTCGCGGCGAAGTATATGGCGAGGAGGACCGTGCCGTTGGCGATCTCGGAATGGGTGAAGTATCGGATTAGCAATCCGCCTGCGCCAGCGTAGCTGTCGCCGTCGAGCAGAGAAGTGAAGCAGGCAATCAGAGCAAAGATGATCTTGTCGCGGCGCTCGACCACGCCGAGCAGCGAAGCGCAGCACAGGAACCCCAGAAAGCAGACCAGCCGCGACACATAGTCGAGGCCGAGGAAGAGCAATGCGACGTTGCCAAAATATCTTTCCGTGCTGTCCAGCAAGACCCAGACGCCGGATGCAAAATAGCGCAGCGACTGGATGAAGGAGTCGTCTTGGTACTGCGGCTCGTCGTAGAGCCCGGCAACGATCGGGAGATGAAACAGATTGTTCTCGACGCCGAACACAAAGCCGGAGTGAAGAAGCGACAGCGCGGCCGCGATTGCAGCGATCGCCAGCGTGTCGACCTGAGCATGCGAGAGGCTTAGCGCGCTTCTGCGGGTGTGGGCTTCGGAATTGAGGCTGATTTCTGCCATTCAAACTGCTGCGAATACGGCGCCCATCTTCGCGGCGACGGCGATGCTTCCGCTATTAATCTCTGGCCCATCCGAAATTCCTGTCCACGACTGGCGGAGTATCCGGCTCCATGCCTGGCGCAGCAGGGAAAATGGCCAAGGCAACACTACACGCCAGGTGTCAAGGGAAAGCTAATTCAGGCAGGTCACGTTTAGGGATCGCCGGGCCAGCCGGGGGGACGACATGGCGAAGAACGCCGCCAGTTCGGGCCGATTCGTGGGGACACTCACATCCGGCCGGGCGTCCCGGTCAGGCAGGCGCGGCATGAATGGCAGGGACGCACGGATTCTCTCGCCGCCAGGCTGTTGCATGGATCCCACAATTCGGCGCGAGCTCCATATTCCAGCGCAACTTGTGCATGCGCCCCGTGGAAATCCTCCCGGTCCATCCTATCTGTGGCCAGTTTCTCCGCTCCTTCCTCGTTCACCACATATCAAATGTCATGACCGAACAGACGCTCGCAGCGCCGATTGACGATCAACAGGAACGCCAGCGCGGCTTTTCGCGCTACCAGTCGCTGCTCATCGCGCTGCTCGCGTTCACCCAGTTCACGATCATTCTCGATTTCATCATCATGTCGCCGCTCGGCGCCATCCTGATGCCCTCGCTCAACATCACGGCCGGGCAATTCGGCGTCGCGGTTTCGGCCTATGCGTTCAGCGCGGGAATTTCGGGTATCCTGGCCGCCGGCTTTGCCGATCGCTTCGATCGCAAGCGCCTGCTGCTGTTCTTCTATGTCGGCTTCACGCTCGGAACCATGCTCTGCGCCGTGGCGCAGAATTACCATGTCCTGCTGCTCGGCAGGATCGTGACCGGATTGTTCGGCGGCGTGATCGGCTCCGTCGTGCTTGCCATCATCACCGACCTGTTCCCGTTGCATCTGCGCGGCCGCGTAATGGGATTCGTCCAAACGGCGTTCGCCGCGAGCCAGGTGCTCGGCATTCCGGCCGGGCTGTTTCTCGCCAATCACTGGAACTGGCATATCTGCTTCGTTGCGATCGTCGGTCTGTCGATCGTCGCAATTGCCGTCATCGCGCTGGCGATGGAGCCGGTCGATGCGCATCTGCGATTGAAGCAGGACAAGAACCCGTTCCACCACCTGATCGCGACCGTCGGTCAGCCGCGCTACACGCTGGCCTTCGCGGTCACGACGCTGCTGGCAACAGGCGGCTACATGCTGATGCCGTTCTCCAGCGCCTTTACCGTGCACAATCTCGGCATCGACATCGAGCACCTGCCGACGATCTATCTCGTCTCCGGCCTGTTCAGCATCGTCACGGGGCCGCTGGTCGGCAGGGCGAGCGATGCGTTCGGCAAATATCCGACCTTCGTCTTTGGCAGCGTGGTGTCGGTGATCATGGTGCTGATCTACACCCATCTCGGCCACGTCGCGCTCGCGACCGCGATCCTCGTCAACGTGCTGATGTTCGTCGGTATCTTTTCGCGCATGATCCCGTCGCAGGCGCTGATGTCGGCGATCCCCGACCCCAGTCAGCGCGGCTCGTTCAGCGCGATCAGCGCGTCACTGCAGCAGCTCTCCGGCGGGCTCGGCTCGGTACTCGCCGCAGGGATCATCGCGCAAGAGCCGGATGGGTCGCTGATCCATTTCGACCGGCTCGGATACATCGTCGTCGCGACGTCGATCGTCTCGCTGATCGCGATGTACTTTGTGCAGAAGTCGGTCGCGAACCGGGCCGGGAGGCGGGTCGTTTGACGGCGAGCGGGCCGATTTGGCGCGACAGGGGGCCGGTCGCAACGGCGATGCGTGGATCGCCGCTCGGCTACCGCCGCTGATCGGGCGGAGCCCCATTTTGCGTCGAAATCCTGCAAAATGGTGCCCAGGAAAGGACTCGAACCTTCACGGCCGTTAAGCCACTGGCACCTGAAGCCAGCGCGTCTACCAATTCCACCACCTGGGCATGCCGTCTAGGGCACGGAGGCGGTTACTACGGTTCGGTGACGCCGTTGTCAATTCATGCGTGGGGTTGCGGATTGCGCATTGCAAACCGGCCCGATACAAGCCTGACAAAACGCACTCTTCCCGCAGGAATGGACCGCCATGGCTACCAATCTGGACACGCTCGTCACGGTTTTCGGCGGATCAGGGTTTTTGGGCCGGAGCGTCGTCCGCGCGCTGTGCAAGCGTGACTACCGGGTCCGGGTCGCGGTCCGGCGGCCGGAACTGGCCGGCTTCCTGCAGCCGCTCGGCCGGGTCGGGCAGGTCCATACCGTACAGGCAAACCTGCGCTATCCGGCCTCGGTCGAGGCGGCGCTGCGTGATTCGCATGTCGCGATCAACCTGGTCGGCATCCTCACCGAGGGCGGCGGGCAGACCTTTGACGCCGTCCAGGCCAAGGGCGCCGAAACGGTCGCCAGGGCGGCGGCCGCCGCCGGCGCTGAGATGGTGCATGTCTCGGCCATCGGCGCCGACGAAGAGTCGCCCTCGCGCTACGCCCGGGCCAAGGCCGCCGGCGAGAAGGCGGTGCTATCAGCGGTGCCCTCGGCCACGATCTTCCGTCCCTCGGTAATGTTCGGCCCCGAGGACCAGTTCACCAACCGCTTTGCCGCGCTGGCGCGGATGTCGCCGGTGCTGCCGCTGGTCGGCGGGACGACCCGGATGCAGCCGGTCTATGTCGGCGACGTCGCGACCGCGATCGCGGATGCGGTCGACGGCAAGGCCAAGAAGAGCGCCACCTACGAGCTCGGCGGGCCGGAAGTGCTGACCATGCGCGAGATCATCGAGACCATCCTCCGCATTACCGACCGCCAGCGCATGCTGGTTCCGCTCTCGTTCCCCCTCGCCCGTTTCCAGGCCAACTTCCTGCAGTTCGCGCCGGGCGCGCTGAAGCTGACGCCGGACCAGGTCACATTGCTCGAGCGCGATAACATTGTGTCGGACGCGGCCAAGGCCGCAGGCCTGACGCTGGAAGGCCTCGGGATCGCACCCGATTCGCTCGAGGCGATCGCTCCGCAATATCTCTGGCGCTTCCGCGCCGCCGGCCAGTTCCAGCGCATGATCGTGTAGCGCGTCCTTCACCTCGCCGCGCTTGCGGGGAGCGCAGCTTCAGCGCGACAACGACGTCAGAACTTGAGCTTCTTGAAGATCGCTTCCGGCAGCGCCTTGATGATGAGCATCACGAGGCGCCATTTGCCGCTGACATAGACGACGTCGGTCCGCCGCTGCACGGCGTTGAGGATGGCATCGCCCACCACCTGTGCCTCGACGGTCAGGGGCCCGATCAGCTTCATGCCCTCGGTCATCTTGGTCCGGACGAAGCCGGGCTTGACGGTGACGATGTGAACGCCGCCGCGGCTCGCGCGGGCGCGCAGGCCCGACAGGAACGCGGAAAAGCCTGCCTTGGCCGAACCATAGACATAGTTCGAGGCGCGGCCGCGATCGCCGGCCACGGACGACACGCCGACGATCGTGCCATAGCCGCGCGCCAAGAACTTCTCCGCAAACAGGCCGAGGATCAGCGCGGGCCCCTCGTAGTTCGAGCGCATGATCGTCGTGGCGTGTTCGAGATCGCTCTGCGCGCTCTCCTGCGCGCCCAGCAAGCCGACGATCGAGATGACGACATCCGGCAACGCCGGAAGGCCGCTGGCAAAGGTTTCGAACGACGCCGTGTCCAGCACGTCGAATGTCCAGCGACTTGCCTCGACATTGTAGCGCGCGCGCAGATCCGCCGCGTCAGGCTCCAGCACGGCGGCGTCGCGGCCCGCGAGCTGCACATCGTATCCGGCCTTGGCGAAGGCGCGCGCGGTGGCGCGGGCGATATCGGAGGAGCCACCCAGCACCAGAACGGTCTTGCGCGAAGTCACGGCTGCACCTCATCAAACAGACGCTGCGAGAGCTTTGATCGGATCTTTCCGGCGAGATCGAGCGATTTGCGGATCGCCTTGAAGCGTTGCAGGGCGGGATAGCCGGCCTCGAAAGTCGCGCGCGACTGGCGCGCGTCCTTGGCAAGGTACAGCCGTCCGCCGGCGGCGACGACCAGCCGGTCGATCTCGTCGAGAAAATTCAGGATGTCGCCGCGCATCGGGAAATCCAGCGCTAGCGTATAGCCGGGCATCGGAAACGACAGGATACCGTCGCCCTGGCCGAGCTTCTTCAGCACCGCGAGGAACGAGGCGTCGCCGCGCTTGGTGACACGTTCGAGAATGTCGCCGAGCACGTCGCGCGCGCCGTGTTCCGGGATCACGCATTGATGCTGCAGGAAGCCGCGCCGGCCATAGATGCGATTCCAGGCACTGATGCTGTCGAGCGGAAAGAAATAGGGGAAGAGCGAGACCCGATGGCTTTCGCCGGCGCGCTTCGCACCCATGCGATAATAGAGCTCGTTGAAGGCGCGGATGCTATAGCGGTTGAGCGTGATGGACGGCAGGTCGACGGGCACGGCGAGGGCGGGATCCTTGCCAAGCGGAAATGCATCGGCACCGTCGGGAAGCTCGCCTGCGCGGGCGTGCTCGCCGAGATAGATCAGCGAGCGGCCGAGCTCGCTGCCGCGTGCCACGCAGTCGATCCACGCCACCGAATAGGTCGCGGAATCGCCGGCATCGAGCGCGCGCATGGCAGCACCCAGATCGGATGTCGAGACCACCCGCTCGCGGATCCAGCCGGTTTCGACCGGCCGCAGCCGCATCGTCGCTTCCAGAATGACCCCGGTCAGGCCCATGCCGCCGACGGTCGCGAAGAAGGCATCGGAATTCTCTTCGCGCGAGGCTTCGATGATCTCGCCCTGCCCGGTGCGCAGCAGGATGCTGTCGACATAGCGGCCGAAGCCGCCCTCGCAATGATGGTTCTTGCCGTGGACGTCGGCGGCGATGGCGCCGCCGACCGACACGAACCGCGTTCCCGGAACGACGAAGGGCAGGAAGCCGCGCGGACCAAAGGTGTCGATCAGGTCCGACAGCAGCACGCCGGCTTCCAGGCGAATGCGTCCGGTCACCGGATCGAACGACCTGACCCGGTCGAAACCGGTCATCGCGATGGTCCTGATGGCGCCGATGCCGGCGTCGCCATAGGCGCGCCCGTTACCCCTGGCCACCGTGCCGGACGCACCGGCGACGGCCTCGCCGATCGCCATAAACGACCGCGGCCGCAGGACATCGGTATCGACGACCGGGAAGCGCCCCCAGCCGCTGACGAGGGTCATCGTTCAGCTCCTTTGCCGGGCGTGCCTCGCCCTGGCTATAGAAACTGCCTACCGATCAAAAGCTTATATTACGTTGAGGCGGCGATGCGACTTTTGCGGGTATTACCGGCCAAGCGCCAGCGCGATCAGGCCGAGCGTGCCGACGATGACGCGCCACCAGGCGAACAGCACGAAGCCGTGGCGGGTGACGTATTCCAGGAACGTCTTCACCACGATGATCGCGGTGATGAACGACACCACGAAGCCGATCGCGACGATGTTCATGTGGTCCATCGTCATCTCGGACCGGTTCTTGTAGAAGTCGTAGGCGAACGCGCCGATCATGGTCGGGATGGCGAGGAAGAACGAGAACTCCGCCGCCGCGCGCTTGTCTGCGCCGAGCAGCATCGCCGCGACGATGCTGGCGCCGGAACGCGACACGCCCGGGATCATCGCCACGCATTGCGCGATGCCGATATAGAGATACATCAGCAGCGGAAACTTGGTGGCATCGTGCTCGCGCGGCTTCAGATTGAGCCGGTCGACCCACAGGAGAATGGCGCCGCCGACGATCAGCGTGAAGCAGACGACCCACGGATTGAACAGCACGCTCTTGATGTATTTGCCGGCGAGCAGGCCGACGATGACCGCGGGCAGGAACGCGACCAGCACACCGATCACGAAACGGCGCGCATAGACATCCCCGGTGAACATGCCGATCGAGACGTCCCACAACTTCCTGAAGTACAAGCCGACGATCGCGAGGATCGCGCCGAGCTGGATCAGGACGGTAAACGAATCCCAGAAGGCGCCTTCGCCAAGGCCGAAGAAGCGCTCCGCGAGCAGGAGGTGACCTGTCGATGAAACGGGAAGGAACTCAGTCACGCCCTCGATGATGCCGAGGATCACTGCCCGTATTGTGTCTGACATATTTACGGTCCATTTCGGCTGGAAAAGCGGGGTTCTTCTCGCCTATTCGTCCCGCTGCGGCAATCGCTAAATGCGATATCACGGGTTGTCTTGCGGTTTTGAGGGGCTAGTGTGGCGCCGAAGAAAACATTGATGGATTCTTAAGCACCATCAAATAGTCACAGGCTGCATGTTTACGCTGTTTCATCATCCGTTCTGTCCGCATTCGCGCTTCATCCGCCTGATCGTGGGCGAATACGGGCTCGAGCTGCGGCTGACCGAGGAACGCACCTGGGAACGGCGCGAAGCATTTCTGCTGCTCAACGCGGCGGGCACGACGCCGGTGCTGGTGGACGAAAAGGAGCCGCCGATTCCGGGCGCGGCGATCATCGCCGAATATCTCGACGAGGCCTATGGGCAAGGCATGGGCGTCAAGCGCTTGATGCCGAACACGATCACCGAGCGCGTCGAGGTGCGCCGGCTGATGGCCTGGTTCAACGAGAAATTCTTCGAGGAGGTCTCCCATCCGCTGGTGACCGAGCGCATCTACAAGCGCTTCATGAGCGAGGAGAACGGCGGCGGCCCGCCGTCGGCCGACGTAATGCGCGCCGCCAAGGCCAATGTGCGGTATCATCTGGCCTACATCGGCTGGCTGGC is from Bradyrhizobium sp. ISRA430 and encodes:
- a CDS encoding UbiA family prenyltransferase: MAGPSVTPAPARTLVIDLEGALLRSELAYEALFADVGGSLARLRAKGSLSPAALGDVLARAEIDYGHLPYDADVLNQALAARARGEKIYLVAGRLAHHAGGIAAHLGFDGVVAPADLASGAVPFDRASIERISDRASRRASLKTSSLKTWTKALRVYQYAKNTLVFVPAITAHQMNFATLSYALLAFLAFSACASGAYLMNDLLDLAADRQHPTKRHRALAAGDLPISSALLAIPALWGFAVAASLCISAVFLGVLGAYLATTIAYSLVLKRKMLVDVVTLAGLYSLRIIAGAVGVGVVLSEWLLIFSLFVFTSLALIKRFSELSMRQGAGLADPSNRDYRITDLHVIAAMAAASAMNAVTVFSLYVSSSAVTPLYSRPWMLWLLNPLLLYWFGRALMMAHRREMPDDPIIYTFRDGASRITVAAMICIMLAAI
- a CDS encoding FAD-binding oxidoreductase, producing MTLVSGWGRFPVVDTDVLRPRSFMAIGEAVAGASGTVARGNGRAYGDAGIGAIRTIAMTGFDRVRSFDPVTGRIRLEAGVLLSDLIDTFGPRGFLPFVVPGTRFVSVGGAIAADVHGKNHHCEGGFGRYVDSILLRTGQGEIIEASREENSDAFFATVGGMGLTGVILEATMRLRPVETGWIRERVVSTSDLGAAMRALDAGDSATYSVAWIDCVARGSELGRSLIYLGEHARAGELPDGADAFPLGKDPALAVPVDLPSITLNRYSIRAFNELYYRMGAKRAGESHRVSLFPYFFPLDSISAWNRIYGRRGFLQHQCVIPEHGARDVLGDILERVTKRGDASFLAVLKKLGQGDGILSFPMPGYTLALDFPMRGDILNFLDEIDRLVVAAGGRLYLAKDARQSRATFEAGYPALQRFKAIRKSLDLAGKIRSKLSQRLFDEVQP
- a CDS encoding undecaprenyl-diphosphate phosphatase, with amino-acid sequence MSDTIRAVILGIIEGVTEFLPVSSTGHLLLAERFFGLGEGAFWDSFTVLIQLGAILAIVGLYFRKLWDVSIGMFTGDVYARRFVIGVLVAFLPAVIVGLLAGKYIKSVLFNPWVVCFTLIVGGAILLWVDRLNLKPREHDATKFPLLMYLYIGIAQCVAMIPGVSRSGASIVAAMLLGADKRAAAEFSFFLAIPTMIGAFAYDFYKNRSEMTMDHMNIVAIGFVVSFITAIIVVKTFLEYVTRHGFVLFAWWRVIVGTLGLIALALGR
- a CDS encoding SDR family oxidoreductase — encoded protein: MTSRKTVLVLGGSSDIARATARAFAKAGYDVQLAGRDAAVLEPDAADLRARYNVEASRWTFDVLDTASFETFASGLPALPDVVISIVGLLGAQESAQSDLEHATTIMRSNYEGPALILGLFAEKFLARGYGTIVGVSSVAGDRGRASNYVYGSAKAGFSAFLSGLRARASRGGVHIVTVKPGFVRTKMTEGMKLIGPLTVEAQVVGDAILNAVQRRTDVVYVSGKWRLVMLIIKALPEAIFKKLKF
- a CDS encoding MFS transporter produces the protein MTEQTLAAPIDDQQERQRGFSRYQSLLIALLAFTQFTIILDFIIMSPLGAILMPSLNITAGQFGVAVSAYAFSAGISGILAAGFADRFDRKRLLLFFYVGFTLGTMLCAVAQNYHVLLLGRIVTGLFGGVIGSVVLAIITDLFPLHLRGRVMGFVQTAFAASQVLGIPAGLFLANHWNWHICFVAIVGLSIVAIAVIALAMEPVDAHLRLKQDKNPFHHLIATVGQPRYTLAFAVTTLLATGGYMLMPFSSAFTVHNLGIDIEHLPTIYLVSGLFSIVTGPLVGRASDAFGKYPTFVFGSVVSVIMVLIYTHLGHVALATAILVNVLMFVGIFSRMIPSQALMSAIPDPSQRGSFSAISASLQQLSGGLGSVLAAGIIAQEPDGSLIHFDRLGYIVVATSIVSLIAMYFVQKSVANRAGRRVV
- a CDS encoding DUF6798 domain-containing protein, whose translation is MAEISLNSEAHTRRSALSLSHAQVDTLAIAAIAAALSLLHSGFVFGVENNLFHLPIVAGLYDEPQYQDDSFIQSLRYFASGVWVLLDSTERYFGNVALLFLGLDYVSRLVCFLGFLCCASLLGVVERRDKIIFALIACFTSLLDGDSYAGAGGLLIRYFTHSEIANGTVLLAIYFAAKARFIAATLALGATFFVNAFIAVWLAPLLALIAVVLLMKQGTSLAAVCSGVAFGAVLCIPLALPVLHAVLGNPEFGKPTAFDFVTYLHQYYGGHVLIDATPRSEIFALEGVALVGALALRQLGAQAAEIAAAYLGVALIYAAGVILPHLTGSPLLLNLHLLRSSTIVHLLAALALAALAVNWLRSKEPTTVLLASLIVALSVSRMTILLAIPIMLLPRAIPEARDGEPAYLRTMSYLVLASVVLIAWPYSTWQNLAFNATFADAVGEWMEVGHWARSSTPPTAIFLVPLRPRDDAVPAPSTADVALSRTGVFEYASHRRVYVDFKRGAATMWTSSYYEIWWSRFADTEQLSSLAERKAYASRNGIDYVIDLCQTAATSGEVLFRTKRLCVVPARS
- a CDS encoding complex I NDUFA9 subunit family protein, which translates into the protein MATNLDTLVTVFGGSGFLGRSVVRALCKRDYRVRVAVRRPELAGFLQPLGRVGQVHTVQANLRYPASVEAALRDSHVAINLVGILTEGGGQTFDAVQAKGAETVARAAAAAGAEMVHVSAIGADEESPSRYARAKAAGEKAVLSAVPSATIFRPSVMFGPEDQFTNRFAALARMSPVLPLVGGTTRMQPVYVGDVATAIADAVDGKAKKSATYELGGPEVLTMREIIETILRITDRQRMLVPLSFPLARFQANFLQFAPGALKLTPDQVTLLERDNIVSDAAKAAGLTLEGLGIAPDSLEAIAPQYLWRFRAAGQFQRMIV
- a CDS encoding glutathione S-transferase family protein, with protein sequence MFTLFHHPFCPHSRFIRLIVGEYGLELRLTEERTWERREAFLLLNAAGTTPVLVDEKEPPIPGAAIIAEYLDEAYGQGMGVKRLMPNTITERVEVRRLMAWFNEKFFEEVSHPLVTERIYKRFMSEENGGGPPSADVMRAAKANVRYHLAYIGWLAQTRNFLAGDRLTYADLAAAAHLSAIDYLGDVPWSEDDAAKAWYARVKSRPSFRPLLSEWLAGVPASRTYVDLDF